In Malus sylvestris chromosome 16, drMalSylv7.2, whole genome shotgun sequence, the following are encoded in one genomic region:
- the LOC126608396 gene encoding auxin efflux carrier component 2-like isoform X2: protein MITGKDIYDVLAAIVPLYVAMILAYGSVRWWKIFTPDQCSGINRFVAVFAVPLLSFHFVSSNDPYAMNYQFILADSLQKVVILVALFLWQAFSKRGNLEWMITLFSLSTLPNTLVMGIPLLRAMYGDFSGTLMVHIVVLQSVVWYTLMLFMFEYHGAKLLISEQFPETAASITSFKVDSDVVSLNGREPLQTDAEISDDGKLHVVVKRSNASSMVSSFNKSHGLNSLNSMTPRASNLTGVEIYSVQSSREPTPRASSFNQTDFYAMFNASKAPSPKHGYTNSFQGGFGDVYSVQSSEGVTPSTSNFDEEAMKMSNMSNKKSGARSMSGEIFIGGPASSYLPPNPLFSGSTSGGLKKKDSASGGGGGSGGASPNKEPHMFVWSSNASPVSKGNLRHAINRAASTDFGATDPSKVAGLRKHDSAAASKGIHELIENMSPGSKMRGDSELEIEEGSNKFPPSVSPYSSSCQKKVDMEGGVAKKHQMPPASVMTRLILIMVWRKLIRNPNTYSSLLGVAWSLISYKWKIKMPTIVSGSISILSDAGLGMAMFSLGLFMALQPKIIACGKSVATFAMAVRFLTGPAVIAATSIAVGLRGVLLHVAIVQAALPQGIVPFVFAKEYNVHADILSTAF from the exons ATGATTACTGGCAAGGACATTTACGATGTTCTTGCAGCCATAGTCCCCTTATACGTGGCTATGATCTTAGCCTACGGTTCCGTTAGGTGGTGGAAAATCTTCACGCCCGACCAATGCTCCGGCATAAACCGCTTCGTCGCTGTTTTCGCCGTCCCATTGCTCTCCTTCCACTTCGTATCCTCCAACGACCCTTACGCCATGAACTACCAATTCATCCTCGCCGACTCCCTCCAAAAAGTAGTCATCCTCGTTGCCCTCTTCCTCTGGCAAGCCTTCTCCAAGCGCGGCAACCTCGAGTGGATGATCACGCTCTTCTCCCTCTCCACCCTCCCCAACACCCTCGTCATGGGCATCCCTCTTTTACGCGCCATGTATGGCGACTTCTCCGGGACGCTGATGGTTCATATTGTCGTTTTGCAGAGCGTGGTCTGGTACACTCTCATGCTCTTCATGTTCGAGTACCACGGCGCGAAGCTGCTCATCTCTGAGCAGTTCCCGGAGACTGCAGCTTCGATCACGTCGTTCAAAGTTGACTCTGACGTCGTTTCGCTCAACGGTCGAGAGCCGCTGCAAACCGACGCGGAAATCAGCGATGACGGGAAGCTTCACGTGGTGGTGAAAAGATCGAATGCGTCGTCTATGGTATCTTCTTTCAACAAGTCACACGGGTTGAACTCTTTGAATTCGATGACCCCACGGGCTTCGAATCTCACGGGAGTCGAGATTTACTCGGTGCAGTCCTCTCGCGAGCCCACCCCGCGGGCTTCCAGCTTCAACCAGACGGATTTTTACGCCATGTTTAACGCCAGCAAGGCCCCAAGCCCCAAACACGGATATACAAATAGCTTTCAAGGCGGATTCGGGGACGTTTATTCGGTGCAGTCATCCGAAGGGGTGACGCCGTCAACTTCGAATTTCGATGAGGAGGCGATGAAGATGAGTAATATGAGTAATAAGAAGAGCGGGGCGAGGAGCATGAGTGGTGAGATCTTCATTGGTGGTCCGGCCTCTTCATACCTGCCTCCGAATCCCTTGTTTTCAGGGTCTACGAGTGGAGGGCTGAAGAAGAAAGATAGCGCtagtggtggcggtggtggtagtggtggggCATCGCCTAATAAGGAGCCTCATATGTTTGTTTGGAGTTCAAATGCATCGCCAGTTTCCAAAGGGAATCTTAGACATGCAATTAATCGAGCTGCTTCCACTGACTTTGGCGCTACCGATCCTTCCAAGGTTGCAGGTCTTCGTAAACATGATAGTGCTGCTGCATCGAAAG GTATACACGAATTAATTGAGAATATGAGTCCTGGGAGTAAAATGAGAGGAGATAGCGAGCTTGAGATAGAAGAAGGATCGAATAAATTTCCACCGAGTGTGTCACCGTACAGTAGTAGTTGCCAAAAGAAGGTTGATATGGAAGGAGGTGTAGCAAAGAAGCACCAAATGCCTCCAGCAAGTGTCATGACTAGGCTTATTCTCATCATGGTCTGGAGAAAGCTCATTAGAAACCCCAACACTTACTCCAGCCTTCTTGGCGTGGCATGGTCTCTCATATCATACAa GTGGAAAATCAAAATGCCAACAATTGTAAGTGGATCCATATCAATATTATCTGATGCTGGCTTAGGAATGGCTATGTTCAGTCTCG GATTATTCATGGCCTTACAACCAAAGATCATAGCTTGTGGAAAATCTGTTGCAACATTTGCAATGGCTGTTAGGTTCTTAACAGGCCCAGCAGTGATTGCTGCAACTTCTATTGCTGTCGGTCTTCGTGGAGTTCTTTTGCATGTTGCAATAGTTCAG GCTGCTCTTCCTCAAGGCATAGTTCCTTTTGTATTTGCCAAGGAATACAATGTCCACGCGGACATACTTAGCACTGC TTTCTGA
- the LOC126608396 gene encoding auxin efflux carrier component 2-like isoform X1, with protein sequence MITGKDIYDVLAAIVPLYVAMILAYGSVRWWKIFTPDQCSGINRFVAVFAVPLLSFHFVSSNDPYAMNYQFILADSLQKVVILVALFLWQAFSKRGNLEWMITLFSLSTLPNTLVMGIPLLRAMYGDFSGTLMVHIVVLQSVVWYTLMLFMFEYHGAKLLISEQFPETAASITSFKVDSDVVSLNGREPLQTDAEISDDGKLHVVVKRSNASSMVSSFNKSHGLNSLNSMTPRASNLTGVEIYSVQSSREPTPRASSFNQTDFYAMFNASKAPSPKHGYTNSFQGGFGDVYSVQSSEGVTPSTSNFDEEAMKMSNMSNKKSGARSMSGEIFIGGPASSYLPPNPLFSGSTSGGLKKKDSASGGGGGSGGASPNKEPHMFVWSSNASPVSKGNLRHAINRAASTDFGATDPSKVAGLRKHDSAAASKGIHELIENMSPGSKMRGDSELEIEEGSNKFPPSVSPYSSSCQKKVDMEGGVAKKHQMPPASVMTRLILIMVWRKLIRNPNTYSSLLGVAWSLISYKWKIKMPTIVSGSISILSDAGLGMAMFSLGLFMALQPKIIACGKSVATFAMAVRFLTGPAVIAATSIAVGLRGVLLHVAIVQAALPQGIVPFVFAKEYNVHADILSTAVIFGMLVALPITILYYILLDL encoded by the exons ATGATTACTGGCAAGGACATTTACGATGTTCTTGCAGCCATAGTCCCCTTATACGTGGCTATGATCTTAGCCTACGGTTCCGTTAGGTGGTGGAAAATCTTCACGCCCGACCAATGCTCCGGCATAAACCGCTTCGTCGCTGTTTTCGCCGTCCCATTGCTCTCCTTCCACTTCGTATCCTCCAACGACCCTTACGCCATGAACTACCAATTCATCCTCGCCGACTCCCTCCAAAAAGTAGTCATCCTCGTTGCCCTCTTCCTCTGGCAAGCCTTCTCCAAGCGCGGCAACCTCGAGTGGATGATCACGCTCTTCTCCCTCTCCACCCTCCCCAACACCCTCGTCATGGGCATCCCTCTTTTACGCGCCATGTATGGCGACTTCTCCGGGACGCTGATGGTTCATATTGTCGTTTTGCAGAGCGTGGTCTGGTACACTCTCATGCTCTTCATGTTCGAGTACCACGGCGCGAAGCTGCTCATCTCTGAGCAGTTCCCGGAGACTGCAGCTTCGATCACGTCGTTCAAAGTTGACTCTGACGTCGTTTCGCTCAACGGTCGAGAGCCGCTGCAAACCGACGCGGAAATCAGCGATGACGGGAAGCTTCACGTGGTGGTGAAAAGATCGAATGCGTCGTCTATGGTATCTTCTTTCAACAAGTCACACGGGTTGAACTCTTTGAATTCGATGACCCCACGGGCTTCGAATCTCACGGGAGTCGAGATTTACTCGGTGCAGTCCTCTCGCGAGCCCACCCCGCGGGCTTCCAGCTTCAACCAGACGGATTTTTACGCCATGTTTAACGCCAGCAAGGCCCCAAGCCCCAAACACGGATATACAAATAGCTTTCAAGGCGGATTCGGGGACGTTTATTCGGTGCAGTCATCCGAAGGGGTGACGCCGTCAACTTCGAATTTCGATGAGGAGGCGATGAAGATGAGTAATATGAGTAATAAGAAGAGCGGGGCGAGGAGCATGAGTGGTGAGATCTTCATTGGTGGTCCGGCCTCTTCATACCTGCCTCCGAATCCCTTGTTTTCAGGGTCTACGAGTGGAGGGCTGAAGAAGAAAGATAGCGCtagtggtggcggtggtggtagtggtggggCATCGCCTAATAAGGAGCCTCATATGTTTGTTTGGAGTTCAAATGCATCGCCAGTTTCCAAAGGGAATCTTAGACATGCAATTAATCGAGCTGCTTCCACTGACTTTGGCGCTACCGATCCTTCCAAGGTTGCAGGTCTTCGTAAACATGATAGTGCTGCTGCATCGAAAG GTATACACGAATTAATTGAGAATATGAGTCCTGGGAGTAAAATGAGAGGAGATAGCGAGCTTGAGATAGAAGAAGGATCGAATAAATTTCCACCGAGTGTGTCACCGTACAGTAGTAGTTGCCAAAAGAAGGTTGATATGGAAGGAGGTGTAGCAAAGAAGCACCAAATGCCTCCAGCAAGTGTCATGACTAGGCTTATTCTCATCATGGTCTGGAGAAAGCTCATTAGAAACCCCAACACTTACTCCAGCCTTCTTGGCGTGGCATGGTCTCTCATATCATACAa GTGGAAAATCAAAATGCCAACAATTGTAAGTGGATCCATATCAATATTATCTGATGCTGGCTTAGGAATGGCTATGTTCAGTCTCG GATTATTCATGGCCTTACAACCAAAGATCATAGCTTGTGGAAAATCTGTTGCAACATTTGCAATGGCTGTTAGGTTCTTAACAGGCCCAGCAGTGATTGCTGCAACTTCTATTGCTGTCGGTCTTCGTGGAGTTCTTTTGCATGTTGCAATAGTTCAG GCTGCTCTTCCTCAAGGCATAGTTCCTTTTGTATTTGCCAAGGAATACAATGTCCACGCGGACATACTTAGCACTGC TGTTATTTTTGGAATGCTTGTTGCCTTGCCTATAACAATACTCTACTATATTCTTCTCGACCTCTAG